The Bifidobacterium animalis subsp. animalis ATCC 25527 genomic interval CGATCAGCGCAACCACGAGCTCACCCCGGTTCGCCACTCGTGCCGACTGATCGGAGAGCACCTCGGTGATCTTCTTGACGGCCTCGCTTGTCGAGAAGAAGCCGCCCACGAAGAACAGCAAGGTTGCCACGACGAACGATGCCAAGTATTTGACGCGGAACCAACCGAAGGGGTGTTGTGGGTTCTTGCGTTTCTTGCGGGCCACGCTGCCGCCGGCCATCAATACGATCTCATTCGTGCAGTCCGCTATCGAATGCACCGATTCGGAGAGCATGGCCGAGGATTGTGTGAATGCCCAAGCCGCGAGTTTGGCGATGGCCACGCCGACGTTCGCCGCCAACGCCGCCTTGACGGCTGCGCCCTCATGTTTTCTCTCTTCCTGGACGATCGGATTGTCCGGTTTGGGTGGAATATGCCGAGGTTGTGCCATATCGGTCTGCGTGGATGTACTCATTGCTCACTTCTTCACTGATTGCAAGGGTGCGGAACCGCACGGGCGGTTCGGTCACACTGTCTGTTTGTCATTATGGGTCACTTCCGCAATGGTTTTCACGGCGTTCACCGCGCGCGGATACCCGATGTACGGCAGGCATTGCGAAGCCACTGCGATGAGGAAATGCGCGGTGTTGCCCACCCGGAGGTTCGCCATGATATGGCCGCGCAGCTCATTGGCGCAATCCGGTTGTGCCATGAGCAGGCAGAATGCAATCATCTCCCGTTCCTGCAAGCTCAGTCCGTTCCGCGTGAAGTAGGCACCGAGGTAATCGCCGCGGATCCAGGAATCGATGTGACCGGCGCCCATCTTGCGAAACTCCTCGTCACTGTCTGCAGATTCGCCGAAAAGTGTTCTGTGCAGTGAGGTACCTTCCTTTGCGCGGTTTTGCTTACCGATTGCGGATTGCGGCGCCAAGGGCAGTTCCACATTCTCCACATTGAGATAATCATTGATTCGTTTGAGATACGGCAGTGTATGCGCGAAACCGATCAAAGGCGTGGCCTCATACACGATTTCCTTGAGTTCAACGGAGGTGACGCCGGAAT includes:
- a CDS encoding carboxymuconolactone decarboxylase family protein → MFEELHRKMNRFWNADRTLSETDPEFIGIFSEFAYDTVVNEPGANDEKLDDHARCMAIIAAIIGSQGMDAFEMMLPISYHSGVTSVELKEIVYEATPLIGFAHTLPYLKRINDYLNVENVELPLAPQSAIGKQNRAKEGTSLHRTLFGESADSDEEFRKMGAGHIDSWIRGDYLGAYFTRNGLSLQEREMIAFCLLMAQPDCANELRGHIMANLRVGNTAHFLIAVASQCLPYIGYPRAVNAVKTIAEVTHNDKQTV